One window of Dechloromonas sp. ZY10 genomic DNA carries:
- a CDS encoding helix-turn-helix domain-containing protein, protein MSIRTNLSHLDRLSALLEGAQPRIDLLGGDCPWPAASAGLRLGLLLRGHARFSAETSEHELKAPALWLGGYVPTTLLAAPAGADWLRLQISFDGPAGSLLAAQFAELQVIACDGSESPALRQVVGLICDEAQAPRCGQPALLKRACEILFITLLRHQIEHPGRSGQLFRGLAEPRLARVLVALHEAPAAPWTLESLAATAGMSRTAFANCFRDCLQQTPGQYLADLRLALARQAVAQGRGLKEAARRSGYRSSSALSKALSRSTAKNGKKEAENPPAAEPSQPTMGLATDSP, encoded by the coding sequence ATGTCTATTCGTACAAATCTCAGCCACCTGGACCGGCTCTCTGCCTTGCTTGAAGGCGCCCAACCCAGGATCGACCTGCTTGGCGGCGACTGCCCCTGGCCGGCGGCCAGCGCCGGCTTGCGGCTTGGGCTGCTGCTGCGCGGCCACGCCCGGTTCTCGGCCGAAACGAGCGAACACGAGCTGAAGGCACCGGCCCTGTGGCTTGGCGGCTACGTTCCAACCACCTTGCTGGCGGCCCCTGCCGGTGCCGATTGGCTGCGCCTGCAGATCAGCTTCGACGGTCCGGCCGGCTCCTTGCTGGCGGCGCAGTTTGCCGAATTGCAAGTAATCGCCTGCGACGGCAGCGAATCGCCGGCATTGCGCCAGGTGGTCGGCCTGATCTGCGACGAGGCACAGGCCCCGCGCTGCGGCCAGCCGGCCCTGCTCAAACGGGCCTGTGAAATCCTCTTCATCACCCTGCTCCGCCACCAGATCGAACACCCCGGCCGCAGCGGCCAGCTGTTTCGCGGCCTGGCCGAGCCGCGCCTGGCGCGGGTCCTGGTCGCGCTGCACGAAGCGCCGGCCGCCCCCTGGACGCTGGAAAGTCTGGCCGCCACTGCCGGCATGTCGCGCACCGCCTTTGCCAATTGCTTTCGCGACTGCCTGCAGCAAACGCCGGGGCAGTATCTTGCCGACTTGCGCCTGGCGCTGGCCCGCCAGGCAGTGGCGCAAGGCCGGGGCTTGAAGGAAGCCGCCCGGCGCAGCGGCTACCGCAGCAGCAGCGCACTCTCCAAGGCCCTGTCACGGTCGACCGCAAAAAATGGCAAAAAAGAGGCTGAAAACCCACCCGCCGCCGAGCCATCGCAGCCGACCATGGGCCTTGCCACTGACAGCCCCTGA
- a CDS encoding peroxiredoxin-like family protein — MSLSPSPLLPRRPVPALRVPLVGGGDFVLGVAPGQHFDLVVVYRGLHCPLCAKYLLELSRLQDEFAQRGVSIIAVSSDDAERAAAMAEKVPGLRFGYGLNLHSARQWGLYISAGRGKTSINIEEPALFAEPGVFLVRPDGTLYYGAVQTMPFARPNFSDLLLAVDFAISKDYPARGEYAGALPL; from the coding sequence ATGTCCTTATCCCCATCCCCGCTCTTGCCCCGTCGTCCGGTTCCTGCCCTGCGTGTTCCTCTGGTTGGTGGCGGCGATTTCGTGCTCGGTGTCGCGCCGGGCCAGCATTTTGATCTGGTGGTCGTCTATCGCGGCCTGCATTGCCCGCTGTGCGCCAAGTATCTGCTCGAACTCTCGCGGCTGCAGGACGAGTTTGCCCAGCGCGGCGTGAGTATCATTGCCGTCAGCAGCGACGACGCCGAGCGCGCCGCCGCGATGGCGGAAAAGGTGCCCGGCCTGCGCTTCGGCTACGGCCTCAACCTGCACAGCGCCCGCCAATGGGGTCTGTACATCAGCGCCGGGCGCGGCAAGACCTCGATCAATATCGAAGAGCCGGCACTCTTTGCCGAGCCTGGCGTTTTTCTGGTCCGTCCCGACGGTACGCTCTACTACGGCGCGGTTCAGACCATGCCCTTCGCCCGCCCGAATTTCTCTGACCTGCTGCTCGCCGTCGATTTCGCGATCAGCAAGGACTACCCGGCGCGCGGGGAATATGCGGGGGCATTGCCGCTGTAA
- a CDS encoding cytochrome b5 domain-containing protein, translating into MRRWFHLSNLLFVAALAGLYVAAKLQLPVEPVAAPAEVSVNALELARHAEAGDCWMAINGEVYDVTDYLPEHPSRPAVILAWCGREASEAYRTKGKGKPHSAAAGQLLPAYRIGRYQAD; encoded by the coding sequence ATGCGACGCTGGTTCCATCTTTCCAATCTGCTGTTTGTTGCGGCACTGGCCGGCTTGTACGTGGCCGCCAAGCTGCAGTTGCCGGTCGAGCCGGTGGCGGCACCAGCCGAGGTATCGGTCAACGCGCTTGAGCTGGCCCGCCATGCCGAGGCAGGGGATTGCTGGATGGCAATCAACGGCGAGGTCTACGATGTCACCGATTATTTGCCGGAGCATCCATCGCGGCCGGCGGTGATTCTGGCCTGGTGTGGCCGTGAGGCGTCGGAGGCCTATCGGACCAAGGGCAAGGGCAAGCCGCATTCGGCCGCTGCCGGCCAGTTGCTGCCGGCTTACCGGATCGGCCGCTATCAGGCAGATTGA
- the ettA gene encoding energy-dependent translational throttle protein EttA: protein MAQYVMSMLRVSKVVPPKRQIIKDISLSFFPGAKIGLLGLNGAGKSTVLKIMAGVEKEYDGEVQWQPKISIGYLPQEPQLDADKTVREEVESALGEVMSAQAKLEEVYAAYADENADFDKLAEEQARLEAIIATSGADVEHQMEIAADALRLPPWDAKIGVLSGGEKRRVALAKLLLSKPDMLLLDEPTNHLDAESVEWLEQFLVRFPGTVVAVTHDRYFLDNAAEWILELDRGEGIPWKGNYSSWLEQKEERLEQEQKQEAARMKAMKQELEWVRSNPKARQAKSKARLARFEEMSSYEYQKRNETQEIFIPVGERLGDQVIEFNGVTKSFGDKLLMDNVSFAIPPGAIVGIIGPNGAGKSTLFKMITGQQQPDAGEVKIGQTVKLAYVDQSRDCLDGSKTVFEELAQGSDILQIGKFEMPSRAYIGRFNFKGGDQGKQVGNLSGGERGRLHLAKTLMTGGNVLLLDEPSNDLDVETLRALEDALLEFPGCALVISHDRWFLDRICTHILAAEGESQWTFFPGNYQEYEADKKARLGEEGAKPKRIRYKPISR from the coding sequence ATGGCTCAATACGTAATGTCGATGCTCCGCGTGAGCAAGGTGGTGCCGCCCAAGCGGCAGATCATCAAGGATATTTCCCTCTCCTTCTTCCCCGGCGCCAAGATCGGCCTGCTGGGTTTGAACGGCGCCGGCAAGTCGACCGTGTTGAAGATCATGGCCGGCGTTGAAAAGGAATACGACGGCGAAGTGCAGTGGCAGCCGAAGATTTCAATCGGCTACCTGCCGCAGGAGCCGCAGCTCGACGCCGACAAGACCGTGCGCGAAGAAGTTGAATCGGCGCTCGGCGAAGTGATGTCGGCCCAGGCCAAGCTGGAAGAGGTGTACGCCGCCTACGCCGACGAAAACGCCGATTTCGACAAGCTGGCCGAAGAACAGGCCCGCCTTGAGGCGATCATCGCCACCTCCGGCGCCGATGTTGAACACCAGATGGAAATCGCCGCCGACGCGCTGCGCCTGCCGCCCTGGGACGCCAAGATCGGCGTTCTCTCCGGCGGTGAAAAGCGCCGCGTCGCCCTGGCCAAGCTGCTGCTCTCCAAGCCCGACATGCTGCTGCTCGACGAACCGACCAACCACCTCGACGCCGAATCGGTCGAATGGCTGGAGCAGTTCCTCGTCCGCTTCCCCGGCACCGTCGTCGCCGTCACCCACGACCGCTACTTCCTCGACAACGCCGCCGAGTGGATTCTCGAACTCGACCGTGGCGAGGGCATTCCCTGGAAGGGCAACTACTCTTCGTGGCTGGAACAGAAGGAAGAACGCCTGGAGCAGGAACAGAAGCAGGAAGCCGCGCGCATGAAGGCGATGAAGCAGGAACTCGAATGGGTCCGCTCCAACCCCAAGGCGCGTCAGGCCAAGTCCAAGGCCCGTCTGGCCCGCTTCGAGGAAATGTCCTCCTACGAATACCAGAAGCGCAACGAGACCCAGGAAATCTTCATTCCGGTCGGCGAGCGCCTGGGCGACCAGGTCATCGAGTTCAACGGCGTCACCAAGTCCTTTGGCGACAAGCTGCTGATGGACAACGTCAGCTTCGCCATCCCGCCCGGCGCCATCGTCGGCATCATCGGCCCCAACGGTGCCGGTAAATCGACCCTGTTCAAGATGATCACCGGCCAGCAGCAACCCGACGCCGGCGAAGTCAAGATCGGCCAGACGGTCAAGCTGGCCTATGTTGACCAGTCACGCGACTGCCTCGACGGCAGCAAGACGGTGTTCGAAGAACTGGCTCAGGGCAGCGACATCCTGCAGATCGGCAAGTTCGAAATGCCCAGCCGCGCCTACATCGGCCGCTTCAACTTCAAGGGCGGCGATCAGGGCAAGCAGGTCGGCAACCTCTCCGGCGGCGAACGCGGCCGCCTGCACCTGGCCAAGACCCTGATGACCGGCGGCAACGTGCTGCTGCTCGACGAACCGTCGAACGACCTCGACGTCGAAACCCTGCGCGCGCTCGAAGACGCCCTGCTCGAATTCCCCGGCTGCGCGCTGGTCATCTCGCACGACCGCTGGTTCCTCGACCGCATCTGCACCCACATCCTGGCCGCCGAAGGCGAATCGCAATGGACCTTCTTCCCCGGTAACTACCAGGAATACGAAGCCGACAAGAAGGCCCGCCTGGGCGAAGAAGGCGCCAAGCCCAAGCGCATCCGCTACAAGCCGATCAGCCGCTAA
- a CDS encoding biotin/lipoyl-containing protein, whose amino-acid sequence MPTHIIPMPRTPECWESCGACAQGEVFILDIAVAVGDWLDFDQTILTLETGKVALDIPSPRAGRITALHITPGDRVAEGAPLLTLESD is encoded by the coding sequence ATGCCCACCCACATCATCCCCATGCCGCGCACTCCGGAATGCTGGGAGAGTTGTGGCGCCTGCGCCCAGGGCGAGGTGTTCATCCTCGATATTGCGGTTGCGGTGGGTGACTGGCTGGACTTCGACCAGACCATCCTGACGCTGGAAACCGGCAAGGTCGCACTCGACATTCCCTCACCGCGCGCCGGGCGGATTACCGCGCTGCACATTACACCGGGGGACCGGGTTGCCGAAGGGGCCCCGCTGCTGACGCTGGAAAGCGACTGA
- a CDS encoding type II secretion system protein: MMRRHSGFTLIELVTVIVILGILAATALPRAVDLSSDARRATLQSGAGAIMSTVSLVSAKARASGLSADGLVHLVDLGGGRMVEVVGVNPSCSPDGIWKAMTLSSTQYTWTEGGSGSLYCTLYAANNGAKHSDSCGVVYSAEFGNLWAPLTSGC, translated from the coding sequence ATGATGCGACGGCATTCCGGGTTTACGTTGATCGAACTGGTGACGGTGATTGTCATTCTCGGCATTCTGGCGGCGACGGCGTTGCCCAGGGCGGTCGATCTTTCTTCCGATGCGCGGCGGGCAACTTTGCAGAGTGGGGCCGGGGCGATCATGAGTACCGTATCGCTGGTCAGCGCCAAGGCCCGGGCTTCCGGGTTGTCGGCGGATGGCCTGGTGCATCTGGTCGATCTTGGCGGCGGCCGGATGGTCGAGGTGGTCGGGGTCAATCCGTCGTGCTCTCCTGACGGGATCTGGAAGGCGATGACTTTGTCGAGCACGCAATACACCTGGACCGAAGGGGGAAGCGGCAGCTTGTATTGCACCTTGTATGCGGCGAATAACGGCGCCAAGCATTCCGACAGTTGTGGCGTGGTATATAGCGCCGAATTTGGCAATTTGTGGGCGCCGCTGACTTCAGGTTGTTGA
- a CDS encoding phasin family protein — MIKPEEFAKTGVDFTFFFANTAFDAFESLILLNMATARSAFELSLSNLNAILGAKDLNALVAVQKELAGPSLEKSIDYSRKVIDIAADTKGKLAKEVEAKVATANAQVSQIVEKALAAAPAGSEAAVAAVKSAIKTAGDTLEGINKAAKQVAQVAEASVSAATEATLKAATAAQKAA, encoded by the coding sequence ATGATCAAGCCCGAAGAGTTTGCCAAGACCGGCGTCGATTTCACCTTCTTTTTTGCCAATACCGCTTTTGACGCTTTCGAAAGCCTGATCCTGTTGAACATGGCGACTGCCCGTTCCGCTTTCGAACTGTCCCTGTCCAACCTCAACGCCATCCTTGGTGCGAAGGATCTGAACGCGCTGGTCGCCGTGCAGAAGGAACTGGCTGGCCCGTCGCTGGAAAAGAGCATCGATTACTCGCGCAAAGTGATCGACATCGCTGCCGATACCAAGGGCAAGCTGGCCAAGGAAGTCGAAGCCAAGGTCGCTACCGCCAATGCTCAGGTGTCGCAGATCGTCGAGAAGGCCCTGGCTGCCGCTCCGGCCGGCTCTGAAGCTGCTGTTGCCGCCGTCAAGTCGGCGATCAAGACCGCTGGCGATACCCTCGAAGGTATCAACAAGGCTGCCAAGCAGGTTGCACAGGTTGCTGAGGCCAGCGTTTCTGCTGCCACCGAAGCCACCCTGAAGGCAGCCACCGCTGCGCAAAAAGCTGCCTGA
- a CDS encoding transcriptional regulator: MEELDPLLHQPLRTQLVAFLAAAGEQTFGELKRQLAVSDGNLDAHLKKLLAAGYLSVRKEQGGSRPQSFYALTESGQAALAAYIHALQQLLPLADPHSESLPALRSRHA, translated from the coding sequence ATGGAAGAACTTGATCCCTTGCTGCACCAGCCGCTGCGTACGCAACTGGTGGCTTTTCTCGCCGCTGCCGGCGAACAGACCTTTGGCGAGTTGAAGCGTCAGCTGGCGGTTTCCGACGGCAACCTCGACGCCCACCTCAAAAAGCTGCTTGCCGCAGGCTACCTCAGCGTTCGCAAAGAGCAAGGCGGCAGTCGCCCGCAATCGTTCTACGCCTTGACCGAAAGCGGCCAGGCAGCGTTGGCAGCGTACATTCACGCCCTGCAGCAGTTGCTGCCGCTGGCCGACCCGCACAGCGAAAGCCTGCCGGCGCTGCGCAGCCGGCATGCCTGA
- a CDS encoding DMT family transporter codes for MILLSTAGFGSMALFAHWAYADGASPATVVFLRFAIGTLLLGGWLGLRRIALPAGRVRRGYLYLGGLYALTAWCFFSALRHTSSGLAALLLYTYPIFVALFAGALGIDRFGRRELLALLLAAGGLLLALGGEHDNFSLSGTAYALSAALIYAAYVVGSGFLRQADHSSPLAATCVVLLAAATGNGLAAGLEGFAWPQGLAGWLACLAIGVFGGVLAIAAFLAGLARIGPTRAALLSTVEPLITLLLGLLFLDERLTLAQALGAAGILSAALLLTWPQRTPATT; via the coding sequence ATGATTCTGCTTTCCACTGCCGGCTTCGGCAGCATGGCGCTGTTTGCCCACTGGGCCTACGCCGACGGCGCCAGCCCGGCGACCGTGGTTTTTCTCCGCTTTGCCATCGGTACGCTGCTGCTCGGTGGCTGGCTCGGGCTGCGCCGGATTGCCCTGCCCGCTGGCCGGGTGCGGCGTGGCTATCTGTACCTGGGCGGACTTTATGCGCTCACCGCCTGGTGTTTTTTCAGCGCCCTGCGCCATACCAGCAGCGGACTTGCCGCCTTACTGCTGTACACCTACCCGATTTTTGTCGCGCTGTTTGCCGGTGCGCTGGGCATCGACCGCTTCGGCCGCCGCGAACTGCTCGCCCTGCTGCTTGCCGCCGGCGGCCTGCTTCTTGCGCTGGGCGGCGAGCACGACAACTTCAGCCTGAGCGGCACCGCCTACGCCCTGAGCGCAGCCCTGATCTATGCCGCCTATGTTGTCGGCAGCGGCTTTTTGCGCCAGGCCGATCACTCGTCGCCGCTGGCGGCCACCTGTGTGGTGCTGCTCGCCGCCGCCACCGGCAATGGCCTGGCCGCCGGGCTGGAAGGCTTTGCCTGGCCGCAGGGGCTGGCCGGCTGGCTGGCCTGTCTCGCGATTGGCGTATTTGGCGGCGTGCTGGCAATTGCCGCCTTCCTTGCCGGCTTGGCCCGCATCGGTCCAACCCGTGCCGCCCTGCTCTCGACGGTCGAACCGCTGATCACACTGCTGCTCGGCCTCCTTTTTCTTGACGAGCGCCTGACCCTGGCGCAGGCGCTCGGCGCTGCCGGCATTCTCAGTGCCGCCCTGTTGCTGACCTGGCCGCAGCGCACGCCGGCCACGACCTGA
- a CDS encoding LysR substrate-binding domain-containing protein, with protein sequence MRLPPLSALHVFREAVRCGGFARAAEGLALTPNAVAHQVRQLEEWLGLALFERHPRGVTVTPAGRDYAQALGEVFDRLAEATQEVLVRGDRQTVTLTAMPSLISRWLMPRLERLAVQHPEIELRVQATIRPLDLIRGEADIALRLGAGPYPGLTATPLLVEDFIAVASPAFVAAHPELQTPADLLRLPLLHDEIVAGIPEQIDWWRWLRAQGVAAPRRLPGHLFSHTYLTLEAAQASQGVALASAPMLGDALASGRLQALFAGGAVRGPYAYHLLHLPDLAARPAVATVCQWIRVEASLPA encoded by the coding sequence ATGCGTCTGCCGCCCTTATCCGCCTTGCACGTTTTTCGCGAAGCCGTTCGCTGCGGTGGCTTCGCACGCGCCGCCGAAGGGCTGGCGCTGACGCCGAACGCCGTCGCGCATCAGGTTCGCCAGCTGGAGGAGTGGCTGGGGTTGGCCTTGTTCGAGCGGCATCCACGCGGGGTGACGGTGACCCCGGCCGGGCGCGATTACGCGCAGGCGCTAGGCGAGGTATTCGACCGGTTGGCCGAGGCAACGCAGGAAGTGCTGGTGCGCGGCGACCGGCAAACCGTGACCTTGACGGCGATGCCGTCGCTGATCAGCCGCTGGCTGATGCCACGCCTGGAGCGGCTGGCGGTGCAGCACCCGGAAATCGAGTTGCGGGTGCAGGCGACGATCCGGCCGCTCGACCTGATTCGGGGCGAGGCCGATATTGCGCTGCGCCTGGGCGCCGGTCCCTATCCCGGCCTGACCGCCACGCCCTTGCTGGTTGAGGATTTTATCGCCGTCGCCAGCCCGGCCTTTGTCGCTGCCCACCCGGAATTGCAGACGCCGGCCGATCTGTTGCGATTGCCGCTGCTGCACGACGAAATCGTTGCCGGTATTCCCGAGCAGATCGACTGGTGGCGCTGGCTGCGGGCGCAAGGCGTTGCCGCGCCGCGGCGGCTGCCCGGACACCTGTTTTCCCACACTTACCTGACGCTGGAGGCCGCGCAGGCCAGCCAGGGCGTGGCGCTGGCGAGTGCTCCGATGCTTGGCGACGCCCTCGCCAGCGGTCGCCTGCAAGCCCTGTTTGCCGGTGGTGCGGTACGTGGGCCGTATGCCTACCATCTGCTGCATCTGCCCGATCTGGCCGCACGTCCGGCCGTGGCGACGGTATGTCAATGGATTCGTGTCGAGGCGAGCCTGCCCGCTTGA
- the menD gene encoding 2-succinyl-5-enolpyruvyl-6-hydroxy-3-cyclohexene-1-carboxylic-acid synthase → MDIGTLNYLSAQALIAGFVAAGIDEAVISPGSRSTPLTLALLRTPGIRCTLAIDERSAAFFALGLGKASRRPALLVATSGTAPANWLPAVIEASQADIPLLLLSADRPPEIQGWGANQTVAQSALFSDFVRARHALPAPRLALDQAFSPEGLWRVAARAVEESSWPQAGPVHLNLPFHEPLIPAGATPAWLPAPVLSLSQPPALPQTEAIRRLATQISGRPGAIVCGELPARSAAEKNALFAALTVLAARLGCPLLLEPLSGLRFGRHWQTPAAAGARTCVRYADWLKQPQVQAALDATPPEWVLRIGPWPVTRPLQNFVASARWQALIDPAPAWRDPQQRLDLLLHASPLAACEALLQQDLQPATPAWSAAFAAWEAAAAAEVETEPTAVPPSLHPASAAATLDNRPGSGRCAARRIAAILAGVPDDTACFIGNSLAIRELDSHSGCGPAALDFFGNRGASGIDGNISSAAGIAAIRGRALALLGDLTTQHDLGGLALAQGRNLVIVTVNNGGGGIFDYLPQASLPEFVAGWRTPQQIDFAAAAATFGLAYRRIETPQALTTAIREAFATGGPHLLETC, encoded by the coding sequence ATGGATATCGGCACCCTGAACTACCTGTCGGCGCAAGCCCTGATCGCCGGCTTTGTCGCCGCCGGAATCGACGAAGCGGTGATTTCCCCCGGTTCGCGCTCGACCCCGCTGACCCTTGCCCTGCTGCGCACCCCCGGCATCCGCTGCACGCTGGCAATCGACGAGCGCAGTGCCGCTTTTTTTGCCCTGGGCCTGGGCAAGGCCAGCCGCCGGCCAGCGCTGCTCGTCGCCACCTCGGGCACCGCCCCGGCCAACTGGCTACCGGCCGTGATCGAAGCCAGCCAGGCCGACATCCCGCTGCTCCTGCTCTCGGCCGACCGGCCGCCGGAAATCCAGGGCTGGGGTGCCAATCAGACGGTTGCACAAAGCGCGCTGTTCAGCGATTTTGTCCGCGCCCGCCACGCCTTGCCGGCCCCCCGGCTGGCTCTGGACCAGGCCTTTTCCCCCGAGGGGCTGTGGCGTGTCGCCGCCCGGGCAGTCGAAGAAAGCAGCTGGCCACAAGCCGGGCCGGTCCATCTCAACCTCCCGTTCCACGAGCCGCTGATCCCCGCCGGAGCGACGCCTGCATGGCTCCCCGCCCCCGTGCTGTCGCTCAGCCAGCCACCGGCACTGCCGCAAACGGAAGCGATCCGCCGGCTGGCCACGCAGATTTCCGGCCGCCCCGGCGCCATTGTCTGCGGCGAATTGCCGGCCCGCAGCGCCGCCGAGAAAAATGCCCTGTTTGCCGCGTTGACCGTGTTAGCCGCCCGCCTGGGCTGCCCGCTGCTGCTCGAACCGCTCTCCGGCCTGCGCTTTGGCCGGCATTGGCAAACGCCGGCAGCAGCCGGTGCCCGAACCTGCGTCCGCTATGCCGACTGGCTCAAACAACCACAGGTGCAAGCCGCGCTGGACGCGACGCCGCCGGAATGGGTACTGCGTATCGGCCCCTGGCCGGTCACCCGGCCCTTGCAAAATTTCGTCGCCAGCGCCCGCTGGCAGGCCTTGATCGACCCGGCGCCGGCCTGGCGCGACCCGCAGCAGCGGCTCGACCTGTTGCTGCACGCCAGCCCGCTGGCGGCTTGCGAAGCCTTGCTACAGCAAGACCTGCAGCCGGCCACGCCTGCCTGGAGCGCTGCTTTTGCTGCCTGGGAGGCAGCCGCAGCTGCCGAGGTCGAAACAGAGCCAACTGCCGTCCCCCCGAGCCTCCACCCGGCCTCCGCCGCAGCCACGCTGGACAACCGACCGGGGTCCGGTCGCTGCGCAGCCCGGCGCATCGCCGCCATCCTCGCCGGCGTGCCGGACGATACGGCCTGCTTCATCGGCAACTCGCTGGCCATCCGCGAACTCGACAGTCACTCCGGCTGCGGCCCCGCCGCGCTCGATTTTTTCGGCAATCGCGGCGCCAGCGGTATCGACGGGAATATCTCGAGCGCCGCCGGAATCGCCGCAATACGCGGCCGCGCGCTGGCCCTGCTGGGTGACCTCACGACCCAGCATGACCTGGGCGGACTGGCGCTGGCGCAGGGGCGCAATCTGGTGATTGTCACGGTCAACAACGGCGGCGGCGGAATTTTTGATTATCTGCCGCAAGCCAGCCTGCCCGAGTTCGTCGCCGGCTGGCGCACTCCGCAGCAGATCGATTTCGCCGCCGCTGCGGCAACCTTCGGCCTGGCCTACCGCCGCATCGAGACGCCACAAGCCCTGACCACGGCAATCCGCGAGGCTTTCGCGACCGGCGGCCCGCATCTCCTGGAAACCTGCTAA
- a CDS encoding trimeric intracellular cation channel family protein — protein sequence MPPHLSLDLFLYWLGIAAVAVNALTGVLDAQRKEMDLVGALLVATATALGGGTVRDLLLDRNVFWVVDQTYLLTSFATGALTFFIARRFSLPERLFLIPDAVGLALFTALGTQVALQWHAPWLVASLMGMTTGVVGGVLRDILCNDVPLIFRKGELYASAAWLGALTVIGLGQLGLTPMSAAWGGMAVTLGLRLLAMRYHITLPAFAAAKPSE from the coding sequence ATGCCGCCCCACCTCAGCCTCGACCTCTTCCTGTACTGGCTGGGCATCGCCGCCGTCGCAGTCAATGCGCTAACCGGCGTGCTCGATGCGCAACGCAAGGAGATGGATCTGGTCGGCGCGCTGCTGGTAGCCACCGCCACTGCACTCGGCGGCGGTACCGTGCGCGACCTGCTGCTCGACCGCAACGTCTTCTGGGTAGTCGACCAGACCTACCTGCTGACCAGCTTCGCGACTGGCGCGCTGACCTTCTTCATCGCCCGCCGCTTCAGCCTCCCGGAACGGCTGTTCCTGATTCCCGACGCGGTCGGTCTGGCCCTGTTTACCGCGCTCGGCACCCAGGTCGCGCTGCAATGGCACGCCCCCTGGCTGGTTGCCAGCCTGATGGGCATGACGACCGGCGTGGTTGGCGGCGTGCTGCGCGACATTCTCTGTAACGACGTGCCGCTGATTTTCCGCAAGGGCGAGTTGTACGCCTCGGCGGCCTGGCTCGGCGCGCTCACCGTGATTGGCCTCGGCCAGCTCGGACTGACGCCAATGAGCGCCGCCTGGGGCGGCATGGCGGTAACCCTGGGGCTGCGCCTGCTGGCAATGCGCTACCACATCACCCTGCCGGCCTTCGCCGCCGCCAAACCCAGCGAATAA
- the smpB gene encoding SsrA-binding protein SmpB, translating into MSITVNKKAFHDYFIEEKYEAGIALQGWEVKAIRAGRMNIKESYVVIKNGEIFLIGMHITPLPTASTHVNPDPTRTRKLLLHAAEINKLIGKVERSGYALLPIDLHYTRGRIKLEVGLAKGKKQHDKRHDAAEKDAKREAQRAMKERQR; encoded by the coding sequence ATGAGCATCACCGTCAACAAGAAAGCCTTTCACGACTACTTCATCGAAGAGAAGTACGAGGCAGGCATTGCCTTGCAGGGGTGGGAAGTCAAGGCGATCCGCGCCGGCCGGATGAACATCAAGGAATCGTACGTCGTCATCAAGAATGGCGAAATTTTCCTGATCGGCATGCACATCACGCCGCTGCCGACCGCCTCGACCCACGTCAACCCGGACCCGACCAGGACCCGTAAACTGTTGCTGCACGCGGCCGAAATCAACAAGCTGATCGGCAAGGTTGAACGCTCCGGCTATGCTCTGCTGCCGATCGACCTGCATTACACGCGCGGCCGGATCAAGCTCGAAGTCGGTCTGGCCAAGGGCAAGAAGCAGCACGACAAGCGCCACGATGCCGCCGAAAAGGACGCCAAGCGCGAAGCCCAACGGGCGATGAAGGAACGCCAGCGCTAA